In Halorubellus sp. JP-L1, one DNA window encodes the following:
- a CDS encoding DUF5684 domain-containing protein, producing MMDVTAIPTVPLQSDGAGIVILLVYLAIIVVSIAGMWKTFEKAGQPGWASIIPILNIYYMLKIADRDAWWLILFFIPVISLIPAIIVPIDMAKNFGKGTGFGLGLAFLPFIFYPLLGFGDANYNGHGPAGGAGAGASGTQF from the coding sequence ATGATGGACGTCACTGCGATACCGACCGTACCGCTACAGAGCGATGGCGCGGGGATAGTCATCCTCCTGGTGTACCTCGCGATCATCGTCGTTTCCATCGCCGGCATGTGGAAGACGTTCGAGAAGGCAGGCCAGCCCGGCTGGGCCTCCATCATCCCGATCCTGAACATCTACTACATGCTCAAGATCGCGGACCGAGACGCCTGGTGGCTAATCCTCTTTTTCATCCCGGTCATCAGCCTCATCCCCGCGATCATCGTCCCCATCGACATGGCGAAGAACTTCGGGAAGGGCACCGGATTCGGCCTCGGCCTCGCATTCCTCCCGTTCATCTTCTACCCGCTCCTCGGGTTCGGGGACGCGAACTACAACGGCCACGGGCCCGCCGGCGGCGCCGGCGCCGGCGCCAGCGGCACCCAGTTCTAG
- a CDS encoding histone translates to MSVELPFAPVDTIIRRNAGDLRVSAGAAEELARRIQSHGAGLAVEAADVATEDGRKTLMAEDFGVTANLDGDALELPVAPVDRIARIDIDDSYRVSMDARIALADILEDYADNVASAAATLARHADRRTVKAEDIETYFALFE, encoded by the coding sequence ATGAGCGTCGAGTTGCCGTTCGCGCCGGTGGATACGATCATTCGACGGAACGCTGGCGACCTTCGCGTGAGCGCGGGTGCTGCGGAGGAGCTCGCGCGCCGGATCCAGTCCCACGGCGCGGGCCTCGCCGTCGAAGCCGCCGACGTCGCAACCGAGGACGGCCGGAAGACGCTGATGGCGGAGGACTTCGGCGTGACGGCGAATCTCGACGGGGACGCGCTCGAACTCCCGGTCGCGCCAGTCGACCGGATCGCGCGCATCGACATCGACGACTCGTATCGCGTCTCGATGGACGCCCGCATCGCGCTCGCGGACATCCTCGAGGACTACGCGGACAACGTCGCGAGTGCCGCGGCGACGCTCGCGCGACACGCCGACAGACGCACCGTGAAGGCCGAAGACATCGAGACGTACTTCGCGCTCTTCGAGTGA
- a CDS encoding HVO_2922 family protein translates to MSDEPLYKTTQTATRKAIASYLHNVANAFDSGDAVPVADSVTVTPPGEVEMEVDVEREGDESSYEVEFAWPAADGDVDTDADVAASGIGSDAVDADAESPDDAGAGGDDADAAGEREATEEVAETVPAGSKATFEIYRDRANEWRWRLRHDNGNVIADSGEGYDRKAGARNGIESVQRNAAGADVDEQS, encoded by the coding sequence ATGTCGGATGAACCCCTCTACAAGACCACTCAGACTGCGACCCGGAAAGCGATCGCGTCGTACCTGCACAACGTGGCGAACGCGTTCGACAGCGGCGACGCCGTTCCGGTCGCCGACTCGGTGACGGTCACGCCGCCGGGCGAGGTCGAGATGGAGGTCGACGTGGAGCGCGAGGGCGACGAGTCGAGTTACGAGGTCGAGTTCGCGTGGCCGGCGGCCGACGGCGACGTCGACACCGACGCCGACGTCGCGGCGAGCGGCATCGGGAGCGACGCCGTAGACGCGGACGCGGAGTCGCCAGACGACGCGGGTGCGGGAGGAGACGACGCAGACGCAGCGGGCGAGCGGGAGGCGACCGAGGAGGTCGCCGAGACCGTCCCCGCGGGAAGCAAGGCGACGTTCGAGATCTATCGCGACCGCGCGAACGAGTGGCGGTGGCGGCTCCGTCACGACAACGGGAACGTGATCGCGGACAGCGGCGAAGGCTACGACCGGAAGGCCGGCGCGAGGAACGGCATCGAGAGCGTGCAGCGCAACGCCGCCGGTGCGGACGTCGACGAGCAATCGTAG
- a CDS encoding DUF309 domain-containing protein produces MRANLRAGLALFNDGFYHAAHDPLEGAWLESDRDDADGRFLQGLVQLTAAVHHARGRNWEGCVGLAESALEYLDGVPDDYSGVDVALVRRVLETLASDPEVVERRAMPVLEFEGERVTRERLAPDAAALAAEALAAERGLDASVVERAAAYAREDRQRQSDDDRAASARNEAAKLERFLVDFATADDDYAIVYQRLADHVERRDHRASDVDGLFE; encoded by the coding sequence GTGCGAGCGAATCTTCGTGCGGGGCTGGCGTTGTTCAACGACGGGTTCTATCACGCGGCCCACGACCCGCTGGAGGGGGCGTGGCTGGAGAGCGACCGCGACGACGCCGACGGTCGATTCCTCCAGGGGCTCGTGCAGTTGACGGCGGCGGTGCATCACGCTCGCGGGCGTAACTGGGAGGGGTGCGTGGGGCTCGCCGAGAGCGCGCTCGAGTACCTCGACGGCGTCCCCGACGACTACAGTGGGGTGGACGTCGCGCTCGTCCGCCGCGTGCTGGAGACGCTCGCGAGCGACCCCGAGGTCGTCGAACGCCGCGCGATGCCCGTCCTCGAGTTCGAGGGCGAGCGCGTGACGCGCGAGCGACTCGCGCCGGATGCCGCGGCGCTCGCCGCCGAAGCGCTCGCGGCGGAACGCGGACTCGACGCGTCCGTCGTCGAACGCGCCGCCGCGTACGCTCGCGAGGACCGCCAGCGCCAATCCGACGACGACCGCGCCGCGAGCGCGCGGAACGAGGCCGCGAAACTGGAGCGGTTCCTCGTCGACTTCGCGACAGCCGACGACGACTACGCGATCGTCTACCAGCGCCTCGCCGACCACGTCGAGCGCCGCGACCACCGCGCGAGCGACGTCGACGGCCTGTTCGAGTGA
- a CDS encoding single-stranded DNA binding protein: MGAIEDVYEDLDTDVELAEFRDAVEAKVEQMGGLADEESAAMLVAHELEDGEVEGVADVEPGMEEVKFVAKVTSVGEKRGFERDGEDQPDGRVINVEVADETGSVRLAFWDEKADAAEEELEAGMVLKVGGRPKEGYNGVEVNVDDVEPAPDTDVNVDVSGESTIDGLSLGLSDVNVKGKVLDTESVRTFDRDDGSEGKVANLVLGDETGRVRVTMWDGQAETVDDVNAGDSVEVVDGYTRERDGDLELHVGERGAIEDLDEEVAYEPESVPIDDLEIDTTVDIAGVVRSADPKRTFDRDDGSEGQVRNVRVQDDSGDIRVALWGDKADYDIGPGDRVAFADVEIQDGWQDDLEASAGWRSSVTVLDGNATEADAGTDGSGDEGATGLDAFADDGGDDAGDGASASDSGGGGGVAATTQAREDGERVEFTGTVVQAGSPVVLDDGEETMSVDTDADVHLGQEVTVRGDLVDGRVDADDVV, from the coding sequence ATGGGCGCGATAGAGGACGTCTACGAGGACCTCGACACCGACGTCGAGCTGGCGGAGTTCCGGGACGCCGTCGAGGCGAAGGTCGAGCAGATGGGTGGCCTCGCCGACGAGGAGTCCGCCGCGATGCTCGTCGCGCACGAACTCGAGGACGGCGAAGTCGAGGGCGTCGCGGACGTCGAGCCGGGGATGGAGGAGGTGAAGTTCGTCGCGAAGGTGACCTCGGTCGGCGAGAAGCGCGGGTTCGAGCGCGACGGCGAGGACCAGCCGGACGGCCGCGTCATCAACGTCGAGGTGGCCGACGAGACGGGGAGTGTCAGGCTCGCGTTCTGGGACGAGAAAGCGGACGCCGCCGAGGAGGAACTGGAGGCAGGAATGGTCCTCAAGGTCGGTGGGCGACCGAAGGAGGGCTACAACGGCGTGGAGGTGAACGTCGACGACGTGGAGCCGGCGCCGGACACGGACGTGAACGTGGACGTCTCCGGGGAGAGCACGATCGACGGACTGAGTCTCGGGTTGTCGGACGTGAACGTGAAGGGGAAGGTGCTGGACACGGAGTCGGTGCGGACGTTCGACCGCGACGACGGCAGCGAGGGGAAGGTCGCGAACCTCGTGCTCGGCGACGAGACCGGGCGCGTTCGCGTGACGATGTGGGACGGGCAGGCCGAGACCGTCGACGACGTGAACGCTGGCGACAGCGTCGAGGTCGTGGACGGCTACACTCGCGAGCGCGACGGCGACCTCGAGTTGCACGTCGGCGAGCGCGGCGCGATCGAGGACCTCGACGAGGAGGTCGCGTACGAGCCCGAGTCCGTGCCGATCGACGACCTCGAGATCGATACGACGGTGGACATCGCTGGCGTGGTGCGGTCGGCGGACCCGAAGCGGACGTTCGACCGCGACGACGGCAGCGAGGGCCAGGTGCGGAACGTGCGCGTGCAGGACGACTCCGGCGACATCCGGGTCGCTTTGTGGGGCGACAAGGCGGACTACGACATCGGCCCCGGGGACCGCGTGGCGTTCGCGGACGTGGAGATACAGGACGGCTGGCAGGACGACCTCGAGGCGTCGGCGGGCTGGCGGTCCTCGGTGACGGTGCTCGACGGGAACGCCACGGAGGCCGACGCGGGGACCGACGGGAGCGGGGACGAAGGTGCGACTGGCCTGGACGCGTTCGCGGACGACGGAGGCGACGACGCCGGCGATGGCGCAAGCGCGTCCGATAGCGGGGGCGGCGGTGGCGTCGCCGCGACGACGCAAGCGCGCGAGGACGGGGAGCGCGTCGAGTTCACGGGCACGGTCGTGCAGGCCGGGAGTCCGGTCGTGCTCGACGACGGCGAGGAGACCATGTCGGTCGACACGGACGCGGACGTCCACCTCGGCCAGGAGGTCACCGTCCGTGGGGACCTCGTCGACGGACGCGTCGACGCCGACGACGTCGTCTGA